The genomic region CCGTGACCGCCACGTTGACCGCCTCCACCAGGAGCGCGTTCTTCGCGAGGGCGAGCTTCATTGATTTTCAAAGCACGTCCGCCAACTTCTTGGCCGTTGAGTGCTTCGATTGCCGCGTGGGCTTCGTCATCATTATTCATGGTGACAAAACCGAAACCGCGGGGGCGACCGGTTTCACGGTCCGTGATCAGGTAAACCCGTTCCACGGCGCCGTATTCGCCAAAGAGCTGTTCAAGCTCAGTTCCGTCGATGTTGTAGGGAAGATTTCCCACGTAGATGTCCACTGTGATGTCCTTGTCTATTGATGCGCCGATTTGAGAACGGACGGTTTGGAAACGGCGCTTTCCAAGCCGCCATGCTGGATTCGTCGACGAAACGGCTTGGAATCTGAAGACCCGACAAACCGAGACCGCGGCGAAAGAGTGAAAACAATGATTGGGGAGAGCGGAGTCTGCGGATACTCCGTCTGGTGCGCTTGATGTCTGGTTTGCTTTTGCTTGGGGAAGTGGCCGTCCGAAGTGCGGCCTAATTACGATATTCGAGCCAGAGCAAGTGCGAGTCTGAAGAGAAGGTCAACCTCAATCGGCGCAGTCTCGATCAACATTTTACCCTTCATCTGGTCCAAAAATCGCTCTAGGTTGATCCTATGACTACCGAACCCACTCCCTCCTCTCCTGAAACAACACCACCTCCGTCCGAACCGACGGCCGCGAAAACCAACTACGATCCCAAGATCGTCGGAATCGTTTCCTACATCACCTTAATTGACTGGATTGTCGCCATCATCATGAACAACCCGAAGACTGAATTCGGATCGTTCCACATCCGGCAATCTCTCGGGATCATGCTCCTCATGTTTGTAGCTGGCTTTATCATGATTATTCCGGTCATTGGCTGGATTCTCGGGCTGATCGGCTATCTCGCAGGATTCGTCTTCTGGATCATGGGTCTCATTGGTGCGATCCAAGGCAGTAAAAATCCCGTCCCCCTTATCGGAGACAAAGCCCAAGAGTGGTTCCAAGCTCTTTGAGCCGAATCGGTTCTCTCAGATTTTTTAATTCCCGCGCCCGTTCCTCTCGAACGGGCGCTTTTTTTTGGCGACTCGCCCGTTTTTCGACCTAAAGAAATTTCTCCAAGCTCGAATTCAGAGAGCGAATCGTCTTCGCCTCCGGGGACTGTGACTCGATAAGAGCAAAATCTTCAAACTCGAATCCAGGACCTACAGTGCATCCGACCAAGACTTCAGCACCGAGTGGTTCCGCGGCCTGCCAACCCCCTTTTCGTACCACATAGCAATGAGGGAAAGTCTCGCCCCCAACGACGATTTTCTCAACTCGGTCGCTCCCGGGTTCCCATTGATAGAGGATCACCCCTTCCCCCTCATAAAGATGCCAAACCTCGTCACTGAGCACTCGGTGAAAGCGACTCACCTCCCCTTGCTTGAGATGGAAATAAATATGAGTCACGGCCGAACGTTCCGAGCGACCATCTTCTGGCGTCACTCGTTCGGCCGACTTGAAAAGCTCTCGAAAGGCCCCGCCTTCAGGATGTGGCTCCAATCCAAACTGACCTCTCCAATCGTCCATAGAAACAAGCGTTCGAAATCAATCGTTCAGAGTCAACGAATTCCCCACACCGCTTGAAAAGCCGCTCCCAAATGGACGGGGTTGAGCAATTGCATCAGCCGTGCCCGGTGGGAAGCTGCCTCCGGAGAAGCTCCTCCTTCGACGATGCCCTGGATTGCTCGGGAGGCCTTTTCCATGAAAAACGCTTCCTGACGTTGTGGCCCACCGGCCTGGAACCCATTGCGCTCAAGGACAGAGATCACTCGATCCCAGCAGACATTGCAGGTCAGATCCTGGTGACCCGGCTGAGCCAACAAGTTTGCAATCTGCTGGTGGCGGAAATATGCGCGACCGGTTCCACCGGGCAGGTTCTTCACCAATGCTTCCCAGAATGATCCGTAATCGAGGGTCAAAAAGATCCCCTTCCACTCGCTCCGGAGATATCCTTCGAGCACCGAATCCACCTCCACGGAAAGATCCAACCGATACCCCTCGGGAGCCACCTCCGGCAATACTTCGCTCAACTTCAGCGCATCTTCACTCTCGGGTCGGCTGAAAATTTCGCAAAGACTTTCATCCTCGGCCTGGCCGACAAAAACTTCCTTCCACTCCCCTCCTTCGAAAATCAACCGGACGAAGGGCTGCGCATCCAACCACTCATTGGCGAAGAGGACGGTCGGCCCGGTGAGCTCCGGAACCTCTTCCCCGAGCCGAACCACCTGCGACGATCCGAAGGGATGATCCTCCCCACTCAGCAAGGAGGTCTCCGGCTCCGCCGCCACTTCGACAAAAGTGAACTCGCCCAAATCCGCCTCTTCCAGCAAGGACCGAATCGCCTCCACCACAAGCGGGCCAAAGACACTGCGCACGGCCAGATTGGTCTGAAAATCAGCCTGTTGCGTGGCTCCGACTCTCTTCCGGTCCTTGCGGTAGTAGCCGTGCTCCGGATCGTAGAGCGCAAGGCGCGAAAATTCGACAAATGGAATGCGGTCTTTTTTCTGCAAGGCCAATTTCAAACCCGGATGTTCCCACTCAGACATTTCCCATCCCCTCCTCTGCTTGTTGTAGTTTCAGCTGCGGATTATCCGCAAAGATACCCGCGATAAAGAAAATAATCGGAGCAATAAATCCAAGGCCAATGGCGGCGTGATAACTACCCAGATAGTCATAGCTGAGGCTGAAAACAATGGGCCCCAAGGCACTGGCAATGACCATCGAGGCCATATTGAACCCGGAGATCGCCCCCAATGCTTCTCGCCCATAGAAACGAGCCCAGACCGTTCCCATCACGGGTGCGAACGACCCTCCGCAGATCGCGAGTCCGACCATGAATCCTCCCAAAGCGAACGCCCCCGAGGCGAAGTAGAGCGAAGCCGGGAAAAGGCCCAGGCCAAAGCAGAAGGTTAGGAACGAATACTTGATGCGCGTTCGGTCGATGAGCCAGCCGATGAAAAGGCTCACAAACACGGTCAACACCGAGGCAGGCAAGAAAACACGGAGGATGTGAGCCTCCGGGATATTCAGATCTTCGGCCACCGAAAGAAGGTTGAAGGTGAAACCGGTAATGAAAAATGCCTGAAAGGAGAGGCCGATGTTGTAGACCCAGAAGGAATAAGTTCGCATCACTTCACGCTTGGTGAAGGACCGTACCACCTGGTTGTCCCGATTGACCCGGGCGCCAGGCTTTACCGTTCGACCTCCATCCATTTTTAAACCGCACTCCTCCGGATTATCGCGAAAGAACAACCAAGCCAGGAGAATGAAGAAGGCACCGCTGAGCAGCGAAAGCAGGAGCCAGGCACCACGCCATCCCGCGCAGTTGATTAACGAGTTAAGCGCGAGCGGGGCCGACGAAAAGCCAAAGGAGACGATAATGCCACTCACCGCCGAAACCCGTCCGCGGAACAGATCAAACCACTTCGCAATCATGTTGCGAGAGGCCAGCGTCATCAGTCCTTGTCCGAAAAAGCGGAGGAGAAAAAAACCAATCGTCACCGCAATAAAACGAGCGACGAGATTCCAACTCCCCTGGCTCCCAAAGGCAAAGAAGGCGGCAATCCGATCCACTTGGGACAATAGGGTCAGTGCCAAAAACATCCCAAATCCGGCCGCAACCGCTCCCTTGCGAATGCCGTTCCGATCGAGACTGCGTCCCATCGGCGTTACGAGCAATCCACTGGCAATGGTTCCAATGAGATAGGCAGTGCTGATCGAGGTCCGAGAGATTCGAAGACTCTCGATCAAATGGTCCGTAAAGACGCTCACCCCCATCGTCTGCCCGGGAATGCTGCAGATGATCCCGATGGTCCCAACGGCTGCGATCACCCAACCGTAAAAGACCCGGGGCCTCGCCGGAGAGAACGGAAAATGAGGCGAGAAGATTCCGGAATGATTCGAGCGTTTCACCCGATTACACTATGAGCTAGCCGACGCCAAACAAGCGACATTCCCAACCAATCCGTCTTTTCCAGACGGAGTCGTTCCGAAACCGGAGGGATCTCCTCAGTCCGAGAGGAGATCGTCGGCGATGTCGAAGTTTGCGAAAACACTTTTCACATCCTCCAGATCGTCGAGCGCATCGATCAAACGCAACACCTGGCGAGCCACATCGGCATCCGTCACGGGAACCGGCGTTTGTGGCAGGTAGGCCAACTCAGCGGATTCGGTCTCGATCCCCGCTTTTTCCAAGGCTTGAACGACATTATCAAACTCGGTCATCTCACAAAGAACCTCAAAGTGGTCCTCGTTGTTGATGATATCCTCAGCTCCTGCCTCAATCGCCACTTCCATCAATTGCTCCTCATCCGTTTTGTCCGAGGAGATCAGGAATTGGCCCTTGCGTTGAAAATTGTAGGAAAGAGCACCAGCCCCAGCCAGATTACCACCGTTCTTGGTGAAAGTGCTGCGCACCTCCGAGGCACTCCGGTTCTTGTTGTCGGTCGTCACCTCGACGATGAGTCCCACGCCCCCCGGGCCGTAGCCTTCGTAGGTGAGCTCCTCAATGATCGTACCCTCAAGCTCGCCCGTCCCTTTCTTGATCGCACGCTCAATGTTGTCCGCCGGCATATTGGCGGCCTTCGCCTTCGCGATGTTCGTGCGCAGTCTCGGATTGAATTCGGGATCCCCGCCTCCATCACGAGCAGAAAGGGTGAGTTCCTTACTGATGACGCTAAAAATCTTTCCGCGCTTCGCATCGATCGCGGCCTTATGGCGTTTGGTAGTCGCCCATTTACTGTGTCCGGACATAGAGAACGATATTGAGGTTAGGGAATTTCAGATCAAGGGGATTGTTTGGGCTCACTCCTCACTCGGAAACGAGCCCCCAACGGTCCCACACTACTTCTTTGCAGAGATCCGCTTCTTTTTCTTCTTGTTGCCGGGAATGACGACTGGCTCGTTTGCCACGTCATCCCGCTTGTTCGTGATGTACTGCTGGAGAATCGTCAGCAAATTCTGCACGGTCCAGTAAACCACCAGACCGGAGCTGAAGTTGTAGAGGAAGATCAAGAAGATGAAGGGCAGGAACTTCATGATCTTCTGCTGCGTCGCATCCCCCGAAGCCATCGCGGGCGTCATCCGCATCTGGAAGAACATCGTCACTCCCATGATCAGGGGAAGAATGTTGATCGGAAAATCAAAGATATAGGCTACCGTATCCGGCTGCGAAAGGTCATTGATCCAGAGGAACGGCGCGTAACGCAACTCCGAGGCTGTCCGCAGCATCCAGAACAGTCCGAAGAAAATCGGCATCTGAATGAAGATCGGCAAACAACCCGCCGCCGGATTCACCTTGTTTTCGCGGAAGAGACGCATCGTCTCTTTCTGCATTTTCTGCGGATTGTCCTTAAACTTTTCCCGGATCTCCTTCAGGGGCTCCTGAATCTTCCGCATCCGCTTTTGCGAGGCGGCAGCCTTTGCGGTCAACGGCCAGAAGCAGACCTTGATGATGATGGTCATCACCACGATCGACCAACCCCAACTCGGAATCACCGAATGGATGCCGTAGAGGAAGAACATCAGAATCTTGCTGAAGAATCCGAAGAACCCAAACTGCATCACCTCTTCCTGATGATCTCCGAGCTTGGACAAACGCTTAAATTCTTTCGGACCCGTATAGAATTCGAGTTCGATCGATTTACTCTCTCCCGCATCAATTCGGGAGATGGGGAAGGCGAGACTTGCCCGGACCGCATCCACGGTATCCGTATCCGACGCCAACTCGGCGGGGGTCAAATGAGTCTCGGTCGTGAAGAAACCATTGCTCTTCATCCCCTCGCCTACCGTCGCAACGAAGGCGAAATACTGATTTTTCACGACTCCCCAGTAGAGATTGGAGACCGTTTCTTGAACTTTTGGCCGAGCTTCCCGAGCACCGATGCCGAGAATTCCACCGCTCCCTTCGAAAACCTTACGGCCAATGAACTCGGTGTCCTCGCCATTGAAATATCCAAAATTCAGGAAATCGCCCCGCTTGTCATTCCCGAGCGAGTAGACGGTCCCCAAATTCACATAGACCCCTGTGCTGGATTCCAGCGGCTGATCTGCATGGTTGATAAACTCTGTCTCGTGCCGGATCAGGTAAGCGTCCTCTTCCGAATCCCCCGCTGGCGAGATCTCATAACTGCGTCGGACAGCAATGCCTCCGCCCATTTTACGCTCGAAAACAATTTTCGTCGCGGTCGTCTCGGCTTCGACGATCTCATAAGTCCCCTTGTAGGACAACTCGGACTCCGGACCGCGAAAGCTCAGTCCCAGGGACGGAAGAGCGGCCCCCGAGTTAAATACGAACGTATCGGGTCCCCCCTGCTTGGTTTTGAGGAAATGGACCTGCTTGATGGCACCACCACGAGTCGTGAAATCAACAGAGATGAAGTCGTTGCTGAGCGAACGAATCGTCGCTGGCTCCTCCTCGATCTTCTCGATCTTTTTCGCCTCCTGTTCGGTAACCGGGCTGAAAACCGATTCTGACACGGAGTCCGCTGATGCATCCTCCGCCTCAGACTGAGTGGACACGGAATCATCCAATGCCCCCAGTCCGCTTTGCGGAGCCTCCTCGGTCACCGTGGTCTCCGACTCTTCGACAACAGTCTGCTCAACAGGGTCAACCGGAACCGGTTCGACTCGCTGAGAACTTTGGTAAAACATCAGGCCAAACGCCGCCAGGATGCAGGCGAGGCCAATTACTACATTCTTCTTATCCATTTACTCGAAGATGGGACTCGTTACGCCATGCCCGAAGAGCATGCGCGAATTGTTGCTTCAGTTCAGAAAAAGGAACGCGGTCAACTCCCTTGCGGGCAATGACCACGAGATCAATCGGTCCGGAGAACTCCGGAGTTATGGCACGAAAAATCTCGCGAAAACGACGTTTCACGAGATTACGGGTGACGGCGGGTCCGATTCGACGAGAGACCGCCAGCCCCAAGCGTGATGGAAGCACTGAATCTTCTCGCTCACACACTTGCAGGTGGAAATATCGCCCGGGAACCCATTTCCCAGCACGCCGCAACCGGATGAACTCACTGCTCTTCCGGAGCCGGCACTCCCGGGAGAAGCGCATCCAATTACTTGGAGGCGGACAGACTTGCCCGCCCTTTGCGCCGGCGCGCAGCAAGGATCTTGCGACCAGACTTGGTCGAGTTACGTTTACGGAAGCCGAACTTGCGAGCTCGCTTGATTTTGGAAGGACGGTATGTCGGTTGCATGGTTCTCTCGAAAAAAGAGGAGACAAAAACGAATCTGCCCCTGCGTGTCAACCTCTGCGTTCAAGGGAAAAAGCGATCCCAACCCCTTCCCAGCGAACCGAAATCCAGAAAGAGATCTTTTGCAGCTAGAAGAAAGACCAAACGAAGCCCGACCTATATAAATAGTGCCTCGCGGAACCCCGTCCGAAAGAAAAACCCAATCCCCACCAAAAGCCATCCACCAGACAACTCCCCAAATCCCGCAGAGACCCATTCCCCCCAGGCCCCAATTCAGCGTTTCTCAAATCATAACTCCTAAAATGATTGCAATAAACCTACCCCAAAATCCTTCAACTTAACTGCCCTTAAATTCCACCACCAAAAATCCACGGAAAACAGCAAAATATTTTAGAACTGTTATCATATCGTCCTCTCTTCGATTGTTCGCGGGAAAAACACTGCTGAATCGACCAAACCTCAACGAACGAAGATCACAGATTGGCTCGACCTGCTTTCTTGACTCAAATTGGAGCGTTTTTTACATTCTCCTTTCCACTCTCGTTTACTCTCTCAGTTCTATGAAAAAAACACTCTCTCTCACACTTTTTGCATCCCTAATGGCCGCCTCCAGTGCCTTCGCTCTTTTCGGTTTTGGCGAAGACAAAACCGAATCCGCCAATGAGGACTTCGGCTTGCCTCCCTATAACGGAGTGAAGCATGCGATTGCAGTTTTACCTCCCAAATATACGGCGCTGGTCACTTACACCGGAGACCTTTCTCAAAACATCGGGTCGATGCTCGAATCTGCCCTTTACGACACGAATCGCTTCATTGTCGTCGATCGTGACCGCATCAACGACACCCTTGCCGAACAAAACCTTCAGGCCGATGGTCGATCGGCTAAAGCTTCGGATGTAGCCCAGACTGGCCTCATTCAGAGCGCCAAGTATCTGGCGGAGGTAGAAATTACGGATGTTGAAGGCGCCGAATCCGGTCAGAGCGGAGGTGTTTCTATTGGTGGCTTCCGCATCGGCGGCAGTGGAGGAAATGCCCAGATCACGACCATTATCAAAGTGATCGACTCGACTACCGGCGAGATCGTTGCGAAGGAACGCGTCATCGGAGAAGCCGGACGCAAGGGACTGAATGTCGGATACGCATCCTCAAACTGGGGGGCCGATGTGGGAGGTTTCAGCAAAACTCCCCTCGGTGAGGCGGCTTATGACAATGTCGTCCAAGCGACTCGCTTTCTCGCGGAGCAATTTGAAGACATTTCCCTCGAAGGGGCAGTCGTCACCGTTTCCGGAGATCGAATCATTATCAATCGAGGATCTAATTTCAATGTGGAGAACGGACAGAAATTTGTCGTCCGCGAAAAGGGTGAGCTACTGATTGATCCGACGACCGGAGAAGTGCTCGAACGAATTGAAGGCGCCGTCACGAGCGAAATTGAAGTCACAAAAGTCTCCGATAAAATCAGCTATGCGACCCTGATCGACGGTGTCATGCCCGCCAAGGGAGATGTTGTCATCGCAGCAGACAATTAAACTGACATCGTACCACAACCTCCATTCTACCCAATCCATCATCATGAAATTATTGATCAAACCGATTCTCCTAGCCCTCACCCTCGGAACGGCATCCCTCAGCGCCGGACTCTTCGAAGGAACCCTCACCTATGAAGTCAAAAGCGGAAACGATGTTCAGGAAGTTTCCTTCCTCGTGAAGGGAAACCGGATGGCCATCGAAACGCCGGCCAATCCGCGAGGGCTTGTATTGCTGAACCGGGAAACGATGAAGGCCCAAGTTCTGATGCCGCAGCAGAAGATGTATATCGAGGTTCCGGCCGACAAGTTCGTCAAGAACGCCAAACAGAAAGAGTCCGGCCAATTTGAGGTTACGGATGAGACCCGGGAGATCCTCGGTTACACGGCAAAGAAGGTGATCTATACCGACGGGGGCGAAACCTCGGAACTCTGGATCACCGATGAGCTCGGATCCTTCCAACCGCTCGAGGGACCTCTTTCCGGTGAAACTCCAGCCGAGTTACTGAATGCCTTCCCCAACGGAGGAATGCCTCTGGTCATCAGAACCAGTGGCAAAGGCCGCCCGACGGAGATCGTCGTGACTGCCATAAAGGCTGAGAACGTAGCCGATTCGGATCTAGAGGTCCCGTCCGGATACCGACCTCTGAACCTGAAAGGAATGGCCCTGCCGGGTATGCCTTGAACCGCTACAGTTTTTAAACCGAAAGCCCGTCGTTCAACCCCAGGTCGACGGGCTTTTTGTATCCTTACAATGGTGATTTCAAAATTGGAATGCTCCCCCTAATCCACAAAAAGAACTTCTTGCCCCGTTCGATTCCTCAGATGTGAGCGAAAGCCCCCAATGAACCCTTCAAAACCGCACCCTTATCCGAGCAAACCCAGCACAACTCAAAAAATCCGGCACTCCATCGTCTAAATTCCGTAAAAACACAACTTTCGAATGAGCTCTCATCCCTCTTTTCAAAGGGGGAAAACGCTATTTCGCAGTTGACTCAATCGACTTCTGGGCCGACCTTATAAGCCGTATGGAAAAACTCCCCTGTAACCAAAATCGTAAAGGCTTTACGCTTATTGAACTCCTCACCGTCATCGCCATTATCGGCATTTTGGCGGCGATCATTATTCCGGCCGTGGGCAATGTCCGTGTGAAGGCCGCTCAGGCAGCTTCCGCAAGTGACCTGAAAAACATCGGGCTCGCCTACAATAATTTCGCTATTGCTGGAGCACGATCGCGCACCATCGCCGATGGGGGATGGGAATCTGGAGGTCGAAAGGCATCCAACTCTGCCCAATGGGCACAAGTGCTTGCGGAATTTTCTGATCTCAATGACGGATCGATCTACTTTATATCCTCGGCCACCGACGTCGCAGCGATCGACATCCCCAAAGTCATTCTAACTGAAAGTGATGGAACGTATACCGCTACAACTGCATGGGGCGATGCGTCTGGAGCGATCAGCTACAACATGGCAGTCAACATTAGTCCCAATGCTTCCGCTTCCATCACTCCTATTGCATGGACGAAAGGTCTGTCCACTGGAGGGACTTGGGATGACACCTCCCCATGGGAAGGTGACGGCGGACACATCGCATTTATGGATGGCCACGTCGCATTCTACAAAAACCTTGGAGACTCAACAACAGGAGAACTTGTTGATCCAAGCACCGGGACTACGACCAACAACATTGAAACTGCCGTCGGAGGTTCCGCGAACGTCGTCGAGCCACCGAGTAGCTAATCCAACAGGAGAGCTCAAACTTCATTTCCCGAAAAAAGCCGACTTTCGAGTCGGCTTTTTTCTTCGCTATCGTCAGAAATTAAGTTTTTCCTTCCCCCCAACTCACTCATGACGAAACCGGTTTACATCTTCGGCCACAAGAACCCTGACGCGGACGCGATCTGCTCGGCCATCGGCTATGCCGCATTCAAAGAGGCGATTGGAGAAAAGGAGTTCCGCCCAGCCCGCTGCGGAAACTCCAACGCCCGCATCGACGCTATCCTGGATCGTTTCAAGGTGCCCCTTCCGACCTTTATTGGAGACGTCACCCCTCGCCTCGAGGATGTGATGAAGACGGAGTTCTGGAAGGCCGGCCCTCAGAGCACTTGCGCGGAAGCACTCCAACTCATCGACGAATACGATGTTCGGTCTCTTCCCGTCGTCGATGAACAGGGAAAAGCCAAAGGCTTAGTTTCCATTTTCGATCTGGGTGAGTATTTCACCCCTCGTGTGAGCGATCCTCTTCGCATGAGAAAGGTTCGCTCGACGATAACCGCGATTGCCCGCTCCCTAAAAGCGGAAACCGTTCACCTCCACGAGCCCGATCGCTTCGAAGAGCTATTTGTCCGCATCGGTGCCATGGACATCCGATCCTTCGGCAATTTCGCCCAGAAGGAAGTGAGCCCGCGACAAAGCATCATCGTGGTCGGCGACCGCTGGGATATCCAGGAGAAGAGCATGCAACTCGGAGTCCGTCTTTTGGTGGTCACCGGGAACCTGGAACTGGATCCAGAAATGATCGAACGGGCCAAAGAAAAGGAAGTCAGTCTAATTGTTTCCCCTTACGATTCGGCAACCACTTCCTGGATCATTCGATCCGCATCATTTCTCGATTCGCTCTTTGAGACCGAGACGATCCAGTTCCACCGCGAAGATCGGGTTCGGGATGTGCAAAAGCGGATCGCCCGCAAGTATGCTCCGCTCTACATGGTCACGGATTCGAGTGATCGACTTCTCGGGATCTTCTCGAAAACCGACATTTTCAAGCCACCCACAACCAAGATTGTACTCGTCGACCACAACGAACTCTCTCAAGCCGTCTCTGGAGCTGGAGAGGTCGAAATTCTCGAAATCATCGACCATCACAGGCTCGGAAATATCCCTACCGACCAACCTATTCTCTTCATCAATCGCCCGGTAGGCTCGACTTGCACCATCGTCGCCGATCGCTTTTTCAAAGAAGGCCTTGAGCCTTCACCCGCGATTGCAGGAGTTCTGATGGCCGGACTGATCTCAGACACCCTCCTTCTCTCGAGCCCAACCACCACTCCCACCGACAAGGAAATTCTCGAGCGACTAGCGAAGATCGCGGATGTCGATCCGCAGGAACTCGCTGACAGCATTTTCACATCGGGATCCGTCATCCTCAACTCCGAGCCCAAGCGAGTCATCCAGATGGACTGCAAAGTTTACGAGGAGGATGGCACCCGCTTCTCTGTCTCACAGGTTGAGGAATTAGGCTTTGATAACTTCTGGGAACATGAAAGCGTGCTCAAGGAGGCACTCGAAGAATACCGCACCTCCGAGAAGCTCGACTTTTCTGCCCTACTGGTCACGGACATCAACACTCAGAACTCGTTGCTAGTCGTCTCGGGCGAAGAACAACTCATTTCCGGAATCTCCTACCCATCCGTCACCTCAGGAGAGATCTTCGATCTGAAAGGCATCGTCAGCCGCAAGAAACAACTCATTCCTTATCTCTCAAAACTGTTTGCCGACTCTTAAGTCCTGTAAAAACGAGTCCGGAGAGAAAACCGGCATAAAGTGTCGGCTTCACTCCGGAAGCTTCATTTCTAACCTTCTCCTTTAAACCCAATTGATTCGAGTGCCATTGACTATCGCTACGGCAGCCCCGGACAAGGGAAATTCGCAAAAGGTAGCATCTCCTCTTTCCTCTAATTTTTTCACCCGCTAGAGCGAGCGTAGAACTATCTACCTCAGCACATCCCACCTGCTACCTAGTCCGAACTCAGCAAGTCCTCTCGATTCCCCTACCCTTTCCGTAGCAGAAACTCAGAATCGGATGAATGGTCTGGGCTAACTTCTGTGCCCAAAAACTAATCGAAAGAACCAGGTTTTCTCCCTCCGAGGAATAAGGCTCCGCACCCGATCCCTCCTGGAATCACGGTAATCATTCAGCCAGAATGGGCTAAAATGAGAACCAAATCTTCAGCTCTCAACAGGATTCCGCTGGAGTTGCCAAAAGACTCTATTGGAATTTTTCTGAATCGATAGCACCGAGCCCCTTCAGCACACGGTAATCGCCTTGAAAGTAGTCAACGAAGTCATCAACAGCGTCGTCCTGCTCCTTACTCCAATCTTCGTCTTCCCCCTTAAAAATAATCGCATTGAGGACGGGGCGCTCGTCGGAATTCTGATCGTATTCCAACCGCATAAGCTGCTCAAAAAACTGTTTCACCTCTCTCTCCGAATATGTCGAGTAAATCCAGTTTTTAGTAATGTGAGGAACATAATCGTCGTCCTCCTCTTTCAACTTTTTCTCGATATTCGAGTGGAGGCTCCAATTCTCACCACGGCTGTAAATCCTCGGTGGAATGCCTTTCGCTTTGCGTTCCGCTGCTTCTTTGGCTTTAAAAGCTTCAACTCTTTTGCGGATTTTCGGGGCATAGGCATCCCGCTGCGCACGATATTCCTCAACGGAATCGAATCCGGCATCCTCGATTTTATCGATGTAATTTTTCTCTGCCTCTTCGATATCCTCTTCCGAACGATAGCTCGCATCGGCCATTGGCGGTAGGTAGTCAGAAAAAAGATACACCGCGTCTGGCTTCTGCTCCAAAATCCCCATGGCTACCAGATAAACTTCATTTCCAGTCCTCCATCGGCTTCCCAAAAGATCTTTGGCGAATTGAGAGTTCCATGACTTTGGTGTGTAATTCCTATTCCGAACCCCGATCTGCGTGGGGCTGCTATTCACTGGCTTCAACCATTCGGCGAAAGATTCCTTATTCGATTTCGTCGCCGCCACCAATGAAGGCCTCCAGAGCTCCAATTTTCCTTCATCGAAAAGCATCACATTGAACAAGACGCCCGATGGAAGATCCATGATCAGTTCGGTCAAATCTTCTTTGATCACGTTGTAGGTAAGCAACCCACCCTTCGAGTCCTGCATCAGGTCGCGCTCCACATCGATCACGAAGAGAAACT from Puniceicoccus vermicola harbors:
- the rnpA gene encoding ribonuclease P protein component, which codes for MRFSRECRLRKSSEFIRLRRAGKWVPGRYFHLQVCEREDSVLPSRLGLAVSRRIGPAVTRNLVKRRFREIFRAITPEFSGPIDLVVIARKGVDRVPFSELKQQFAHALRAWRNESHLRVNG
- the rpmH gene encoding 50S ribosomal protein L34, which gives rise to MQPTYRPSKIKRARKFGFRKRNSTKSGRKILAARRRKGRASLSASK
- a CDS encoding CsgG/HfaB family protein, whose translation is MKKTLSLTLFASLMAASSAFALFGFGEDKTESANEDFGLPPYNGVKHAIAVLPPKYTALVTYTGDLSQNIGSMLESALYDTNRFIVVDRDRINDTLAEQNLQADGRSAKASDVAQTGLIQSAKYLAEVEITDVEGAESGQSGGVSIGGFRIGGSGGNAQITTIIKVIDSTTGEIVAKERVIGEAGRKGLNVGYASSNWGADVGGFSKTPLGEAAYDNVVQATRFLAEQFEDISLEGAVVTVSGDRIIINRGSNFNVENGQKFVVREKGELLIDPTTGEVLERIEGAVTSEIEVTKVSDKISYATLIDGVMPAKGDVVIAADN
- a CDS encoding DUF4412 domain-containing protein, which codes for MKLLIKPILLALTLGTASLSAGLFEGTLTYEVKSGNDVQEVSFLVKGNRMAIETPANPRGLVLLNRETMKAQVLMPQQKMYIEVPADKFVKNAKQKESGQFEVTDETREILGYTAKKVIYTDGGETSELWITDELGSFQPLEGPLSGETPAELLNAFPNGGMPLVIRTSGKGRPTEIVVTAIKAENVADSDLEVPSGYRPLNLKGMALPGMP
- a CDS encoding type II secretion system protein, yielding MEKLPCNQNRKGFTLIELLTVIAIIGILAAIIIPAVGNVRVKAAQAASASDLKNIGLAYNNFAIAGARSRTIADGGWESGGRKASNSAQWAQVLAEFSDLNDGSIYFISSATDVAAIDIPKVILTESDGTYTATTAWGDASGAISYNMAVNISPNASASITPIAWTKGLSTGGTWDDTSPWEGDGGHIAFMDGHVAFYKNLGDSTTGELVDPSTGTTTNNIETAVGGSANVVEPPSS
- a CDS encoding putative manganese-dependent inorganic diphosphatase; its protein translation is MTKPVYIFGHKNPDADAICSAIGYAAFKEAIGEKEFRPARCGNSNARIDAILDRFKVPLPTFIGDVTPRLEDVMKTEFWKAGPQSTCAEALQLIDEYDVRSLPVVDEQGKAKGLVSIFDLGEYFTPRVSDPLRMRKVRSTITAIARSLKAETVHLHEPDRFEELFVRIGAMDIRSFGNFAQKEVSPRQSIIVVGDRWDIQEKSMQLGVRLLVVTGNLELDPEMIERAKEKEVSLIVSPYDSATTSWIIRSASFLDSLFETETIQFHREDRVRDVQKRIARKYAPLYMVTDSSDRLLGIFSKTDIFKPPTTKIVLVDHNELSQAVSGAGEVEILEIIDHHRLGNIPTDQPILFINRPVGSTCTIVADRFFKEGLEPSPAIAGVLMAGLISDTLLLSSPTTTPTDKEILERLAKIADVDPQELADSIFTSGSVILNSEPKRVIQMDCKVYEEDGTRFSVSQVEELGFDNFWEHESVLKEALEEYRTSEKLDFSALLVTDINTQNSLLVVSGEEQLISGISYPSVTSGEIFDLKGIVSRKKQLIPYLSKLFADS